The Roseiconus lacunae genome has a segment encoding these proteins:
- a CDS encoding gamma-glutamylcyclotransferase family protein — protein sequence METERRQVNSFFVYGTLKRGQCREKLWPAEPSSVHPAWVVATLYGRHDYPAMTRGDSRVIGEVWTFPDSELPLVMCVLDEIEGTDGNGPSDLYHRYVVEATLLSGNLQHDRDNSDCVKAYAYFYNNDPVKDGFHVQPIDKGRQAWPG from the coding sequence CAATTCGTTCTTTGTTTACGGAACGCTGAAGCGAGGCCAGTGCCGAGAAAAACTCTGGCCGGCGGAGCCATCCTCCGTCCACCCCGCTTGGGTCGTGGCGACCCTGTATGGACGACATGATTATCCCGCGATGACGCGTGGCGATTCGCGGGTGATCGGCGAAGTATGGACCTTTCCGGACAGCGAACTCCCGCTGGTGATGTGCGTACTTGATGAAATCGAAGGGACTGACGGAAACGGACCGAGCGACTTGTACCACCGATATGTAGTCGAGGCGACGCTACTGTCCGGCAATCTTCAACACGACCGTGACAATTCCGATTGTGTCAAAGCTTACGCCTATTTCTACAACAACGATCCCGTAAAAGATGGCTTTCACGTTCAGCCGATCGATAAGGGCAGGCAGGCATGGCCGGGATAA
- the lysA gene encoding diaminopimelate decarboxylase, which yields MATLATPSFSTSRHQIAGLSVAELAKNFGTPLYVYDLSVIEQRIDDLAKFDIVRYAQKACSNLAIIDRMRRKGVVVDAVSAGEIRRALAAGYEAKDHGIVYTADIFDAEALELVLEHNIHVNCGSPDMIAQLGERRPGAEVTLRINPGFGHGHSQKTNTGGEQSKHGIWHSQIDECLRLADQYGVTITGLHMHIGSGTDLEHLSEVCEAMRRTAMEVGRTLTSISAGGGLPVPYSESETYVDLDKYFELWDTTRKQLAESFGHDISLEIEPGRFLSAESGYLIAEVRSVKKVGDNLFFLLDAGFNDLARPVMYGAYHPISVCGGDGVATADRESVQAVIGGPLCESGDIFTQREGGFVDQRSLPMCRVGDFVILENAGAYGFVMASNYNSKLRAAEVMIEDGEAKLIRKRETFEDLVRSEIIPE from the coding sequence ATGGCCACACTCGCGACCCCAAGTTTTTCTACCAGCCGACATCAAATCGCAGGTCTCTCCGTTGCCGAGTTGGCGAAGAACTTCGGTACGCCGCTGTATGTTTATGATCTGTCGGTGATCGAGCAACGCATCGACGACCTGGCGAAATTCGACATCGTGCGTTACGCACAAAAAGCGTGCAGTAACTTGGCGATCATCGATCGCATGCGGCGCAAAGGTGTCGTCGTCGACGCCGTAAGTGCGGGCGAAATCCGGCGAGCGCTCGCCGCCGGCTACGAAGCAAAAGACCACGGTATCGTTTACACCGCCGACATCTTTGACGCCGAAGCGTTGGAGTTGGTGCTTGAACACAACATCCACGTCAATTGTGGATCGCCGGACATGATTGCCCAACTGGGTGAACGTAGGCCCGGCGCCGAGGTCACGCTACGCATCAACCCCGGATTTGGTCACGGACACAGCCAAAAAACCAACACCGGCGGAGAGCAAAGCAAGCATGGTATTTGGCATTCGCAAATCGACGAGTGCCTACGTTTGGCTGACCAGTATGGTGTGACCATCACAGGTTTGCATATGCACATCGGTTCGGGTACTGACCTGGAACACTTGAGCGAAGTCTGCGAAGCAATGCGACGAACGGCGATGGAAGTCGGACGCACATTGACATCGATCAGTGCCGGCGGCGGCTTACCGGTGCCATATAGCGAATCAGAAACGTACGTCGATCTGGACAAGTACTTCGAACTCTGGGACACGACTCGAAAACAGCTCGCCGAATCGTTCGGACACGACATTTCACTGGAGATCGAACCGGGGCGTTTTCTTTCGGCAGAATCCGGCTACCTGATCGCGGAAGTTCGCAGCGTCAAAAAGGTCGGTGACAATCTATTCTTCCTGCTCGACGCAGGGTTCAATGATCTCGCACGCCCGGTGATGTATGGGGCTTACCATCCGATTTCTGTCTGCGGCGGCGACGGCGTCGCGACCGCTGACCGTGAATCGGTCCAGGCCGTGATTGGAGGGCCGCTCTGTGAATCGGGCGACATCTTCACCCAACGCGAAGGTGGGTTTGTCGATCAACGTTCGCTCCCAATGTGCCGTGTCGGCGATTTTGTCATTCTCGAGAACGCCGGCGCTTACGGCTTTGTAATGGCCAGTAATTACAACAGTAAATTACGCGCCGCCGAGGTGATGATCGAGGACGGCGAAGCAAAGCTGATTCGAAAGCGTGAGACTTTCGAAGACTTAGTCCGTAGCGAAATAATTCCCGAATAG
- a CDS encoding Gfo/Idh/MocA family oxidoreductase → MSQQEVTPKSSNRRNFLKAGATAGAASVVSLPGSAGATPAANERLRIGFIGPGGRGFGAHVKTLCQLHNEGRKIDLVGVAEVYETQRDKVADYIKEKTGNDPGRYVDYNDMIAKENLDAVCIGTPDHWHHKQIVDSLDAGLSVYCEKPMTKSVEEAFDVEAKWRESGQVMQVGVQSTSLPVWNEIRALLQDGKLGKVLGFQTEYFRNSDLGQWRYYKLVPDMSPKKIDWDRWLGKNEGLAPEMPFDRAVYKQWRRFWPFGSGMFTDLFVHRTTSMLKATGLRVPGRVVGAGGIYMEYDGRDVPDVATVVADFNEGVQGLITATMCNQESRVNQLIRGHYGTFMLGNGESFDGFEFVPERRQVTAQGDSAKRTFEPERISTTPVKNTTKAHFENFLDACEAGDPQLCNNPPDLGAAAMAVVNLGAQSYRNGEVYFVNEGSRDISTTDPGWAAKWEAKSQAREQANHIPGWQAGDFGSRLNEPEYMRYAGPWTDGKDPGDA, encoded by the coding sequence ATGAGCCAACAAGAAGTGACGCCCAAGTCGTCGAATCGTCGCAATTTCCTCAAAGCTGGAGCTACCGCAGGGGCAGCCTCGGTCGTCAGCTTGCCGGGGAGTGCCGGCGCAACCCCCGCCGCGAACGAACGCTTACGAATCGGATTCATCGGCCCAGGTGGCCGCGGCTTTGGTGCCCACGTCAAAACGCTTTGTCAGTTGCACAATGAAGGTCGCAAAATTGATCTAGTTGGTGTCGCCGAGGTCTATGAAACGCAGCGTGATAAGGTCGCCGATTACATCAAAGAAAAGACGGGGAACGATCCCGGCCGATATGTCGACTACAACGACATGATCGCAAAGGAAAATCTTGATGCGGTCTGCATCGGGACGCCAGACCACTGGCACCATAAACAGATCGTCGATTCGCTCGATGCCGGTCTGAGTGTTTACTGCGAAAAACCAATGACCAAAAGCGTTGAAGAGGCGTTCGACGTAGAAGCGAAATGGCGTGAATCCGGTCAGGTCATGCAAGTCGGTGTCCAGTCAACCAGCCTGCCAGTTTGGAACGAGATCCGCGCCCTGTTGCAAGACGGTAAGCTCGGCAAAGTCCTCGGATTTCAAACTGAGTACTTCCGCAATAGCGATCTCGGACAGTGGCGGTACTACAAGTTGGTACCCGATATGTCGCCAAAGAAAATTGACTGGGATCGCTGGCTGGGCAAGAACGAGGGCTTGGCACCGGAAATGCCATTTGACCGCGCGGTTTACAAGCAGTGGCGGCGGTTCTGGCCGTTTGGCAGCGGGATGTTCACCGACCTGTTTGTGCACCGAACCACATCAATGTTGAAAGCGACTGGGTTGCGAGTTCCCGGACGCGTTGTCGGTGCTGGCGGGATCTACATGGAGTACGACGGGCGCGACGTTCCCGATGTTGCCACCGTGGTCGCCGACTTCAACGAAGGCGTCCAAGGTCTGATCACTGCGACGATGTGCAACCAGGAATCGCGGGTCAACCAACTGATCCGAGGTCACTATGGAACGTTCATGCTGGGCAACGGCGAATCGTTCGACGGTTTTGAGTTCGTCCCCGAACGTCGACAGGTCACCGCCCAGGGCGATTCAGCGAAACGGACGTTTGAACCCGAGCGCATTTCAACGACGCCGGTGAAGAATACAACAAAGGCCCACTTCGAAAATTTCCTGGATGCTTGTGAAGCGGGCGATCCACAATTGTGCAACAACCCACCAGACCTCGGTGCCGCCGCGATGGCCGTCGTCAACCTGGGGGCCCAGAGTTACCGTAACGGTGAAGTGTACTTCGTCAACGAAGGCTCGCGTGACATTAGCACCACCGATCCCGGCTGGGCTGCCAAGTGGGAAGCAAAATCGCAAGCTCGCGAACAAGCCAACCACATCCCAGGGTGGCAAGCCGGTGATTTCGGTAGCCGGTTGAACGAACCGGAATACATGCGGTACGCCGGACCGTGGACCGACGGCAAGGATCCCGGCGACGCCTAA
- the wecB gene encoding non-hydrolyzing UDP-N-acetylglucosamine 2-epimerase → MTSSLLQPRNGDRLRPLVVFGTRPEAIKLAPLIRQFQQNSGQISPIVCSTGQHREMLDQVLGYFSITPDLDLGLMRPGQSLAGLTARCIESVDGVIEQHQPDCVVVQGDTTTVMASAMAAFYHRLPVVHVEAGLRTGDLGAPWPEEFNRRVAGLVTTLHCAPTQRSRQALLDEGVPDSQVRVTGNTVIDALFWSVEKERADDTRWRSKYPMATADRVVLVTGHRRENFGGGLEAICQALLELARLHPETQFIYPVHLNPNVKGPVHAALSGCENIYLVPPAQYPEFVWLMDQADVVLTDSGGVQEEAPSLKCAVLVTRDKTERPEAVDAGLAELVGTDRELIVRRVSALLEQSNGRSQQSIQDNPYGDGQASRRITDWMLSQS, encoded by the coding sequence GTGACCTCCAGCCTGTTACAGCCGCGCAATGGCGATCGACTGCGCCCCCTCGTCGTATTCGGAACTCGACCAGAAGCGATCAAGTTGGCGCCCTTGATTCGACAGTTTCAACAGAACAGCGGCCAAATTTCGCCGATCGTTTGTAGCACCGGTCAGCACCGTGAAATGCTTGATCAAGTTCTCGGCTACTTTTCAATCACTCCCGATCTTGATCTAGGGTTGATGCGGCCCGGTCAAAGCCTGGCGGGATTGACCGCACGCTGCATTGAGTCAGTGGATGGTGTGATTGAGCAGCATCAACCGGACTGCGTCGTCGTCCAAGGGGATACGACGACGGTGATGGCCTCCGCAATGGCTGCGTTTTATCACCGATTGCCAGTCGTGCATGTCGAAGCCGGATTGCGAACCGGAGACTTGGGGGCCCCCTGGCCGGAAGAGTTCAATCGACGCGTCGCCGGCTTGGTCACAACGTTGCACTGCGCCCCGACCCAACGAAGTCGCCAGGCGCTATTGGATGAAGGCGTTCCCGACAGCCAAGTGCGCGTGACCGGGAATACGGTGATCGACGCCTTGTTCTGGTCAGTCGAGAAAGAACGTGCCGATGATACTCGTTGGCGGTCCAAGTATCCGATGGCGACAGCGGACCGGGTCGTCTTGGTGACCGGGCATCGCCGTGAAAACTTTGGCGGAGGTCTGGAGGCGATCTGCCAAGCATTGCTTGAACTCGCTCGGCTTCACCCCGAAACGCAGTTCATCTACCCGGTTCATCTTAACCCCAACGTCAAAGGCCCGGTACACGCGGCGCTATCCGGTTGCGAAAACATTTATCTTGTACCGCCCGCACAGTACCCAGAATTTGTTTGGTTGATGGACCAAGCCGACGTGGTGTTGACCGATTCCGGTGGAGTCCAAGAGGAAGCCCCTTCGCTGAAGTGCGCCGTTTTGGTTACGCGTGATAAAACGGAGCGTCCCGAAGCGGTTGATGCGGGGCTCGCCGAATTGGTGGGGACTGACCGTGAACTGATTGTTCGTCGGGTTTCGGCACTACTCGAACAATCAAATGGCCGGTCGCAACAATCCATCCAAGATAACCCCTACGGCGATGGTCAAGCATCGCGCCGGATCACCGATTGGATGCTCAGTCAATCGTAG
- a CDS encoding sialate O-acetylesterase, translating into MLLIRTLPAAEFDLYFLGGQSNMEGFGKVDELPDSLAGRLPGVYIFHSPAAADQTAASGEGFWTILQPGHGTGFQIRNGVNRYSDRFGLELSMLHALRKANPDREIAVIKYARNGSSIAINAAGRFGCWDPDFHAEEGLHRDVNQYDHCLATIRNALADVDIDNDGIDDTLIPAGIAWMQGESDATIDLETADAYGTNLKRLMDLLRAALHQDDLPVVIGRISDSGNNPSGKVWTHGDALRQKQQAFVEGDRCAELVISTDDYQYSDPWHYDSEGYIDLGKQFAAAFERLQNPRGHRSVRVD; encoded by the coding sequence ATGCTCCTCATCCGGACGCTTCCGGCAGCAGAGTTCGACCTGTATTTTCTCGGCGGCCAATCCAATATGGAAGGCTTTGGGAAAGTCGATGAGTTGCCAGACTCGTTGGCGGGCCGCCTCCCCGGGGTCTATATTTTTCATAGCCCCGCCGCGGCGGATCAAACGGCCGCATCTGGCGAAGGATTTTGGACGATACTCCAGCCCGGCCATGGAACTGGGTTTCAAATCCGAAATGGAGTCAACCGATACTCCGATCGATTCGGCTTGGAGCTATCGATGCTACATGCATTAAGGAAAGCTAACCCCGATCGGGAAATTGCGGTGATCAAATACGCCCGCAATGGTTCATCCATCGCAATTAATGCTGCGGGGCGTTTCGGTTGCTGGGACCCAGATTTCCATGCCGAGGAAGGCCTTCATCGTGACGTCAATCAATACGACCATTGCCTGGCAACGATTCGAAACGCGCTGGCAGACGTTGACATCGACAACGATGGCATTGATGACACCCTAATTCCTGCGGGCATCGCCTGGATGCAAGGGGAGAGCGACGCAACGATCGACTTAGAAACTGCCGACGCCTACGGAACCAACCTGAAGCGTCTGATGGATTTGCTGCGTGCTGCCTTGCATCAGGACGATTTGCCTGTCGTCATCGGAAGGATTTCCGATAGCGGGAACAACCCATCAGGCAAAGTTTGGACGCATGGCGATGCCTTACGTCAAAAGCAACAGGCCTTCGTCGAAGGCGATCGATGTGCCGAGCTGGTGATTTCTACCGATGACTATCAATATTCCGATCCCTGGCATTACGACTCGGAAGGCTACATCGATTTAGGCAAACAATTTGCCGCGGCATTTGAACGCCTTCAAAATCCACGGGGCCATCGAAGCGTTCGCGTCGACTGA